The Salmonella enterica subsp. houtenae serovar Houten genome has a segment encoding these proteins:
- the SBOV24751 gene encoding Protein of uncharacterised function (DUF2502) → MFRSLILAAALLAFTPLAASAGEITLLPSIKLQIGDRDDYGNYWDGGRWRDRDYWHNHYEWRKNRWWRHDNGYHRGWDKQKAYERGYREGWRDRDDHRGRGRGHKHHH, encoded by the coding sequence ATGTTCAGGTCACTGATTCTGGCGGCAGCCTTGCTGGCTTTTACACCGCTTGCCGCGAGTGCGGGTGAAATCACCCTGTTGCCCTCAATAAAATTACAGATTGGCGATCGCGATGATTACGGTAACTACTGGGACGGCGGTCGCTGGCGCGATCGGGATTACTGGCACAACCATTATGAATGGCGTAAAAATCGCTGGTGGCGCCATGATAACGGCTATCATCGCGGCTGGGATAAGCAGAAAGCATATGAACGCGGTTATCGGGAAGGCTGGCGCGATCGTGACGATCATCGCGGGCGAGGCCGGGGTCATAAACATCACCACTAA